The Streptomyces sp. RKAG293 genome includes a region encoding these proteins:
- the hpt gene encoding hypoxanthine phosphoribosyltransferase, whose translation MGTDLEKVLITKEEIDAKLIELAAKIDKDYAGKDLLIVGVLKGAVMVMADLARALSTNVTMDWMAVSSYGAGTKSSGVVRILKDLDTDIAGRDVLIVEDIIDSGLTLSWLISNLGSRGPASLEVCTLLRKPEAAKVEIDVKYTGFDIPNEFVVGYGLDFNEKYRNLPFVGTLAPHVYGG comes from the coding sequence ATGGGCACCGATCTCGAAAAGGTGCTCATCACCAAGGAAGAGATCGACGCCAAGCTGATCGAGCTTGCCGCGAAGATCGACAAGGACTACGCCGGGAAGGACCTGCTGATCGTCGGCGTGCTCAAGGGCGCGGTGATGGTCATGGCGGACCTGGCACGCGCGCTGTCCACCAACGTGACGATGGACTGGATGGCGGTGTCCTCCTACGGCGCCGGCACGAAGTCCTCGGGCGTCGTCCGCATCCTCAAGGACCTCGACACCGACATCGCCGGCCGTGACGTGCTGATCGTCGAGGACATCATCGACTCCGGTCTGACGCTGTCCTGGCTGATCAGCAACCTCGGCTCGCGCGGCCCGGCCTCCCTGGAGGTCTGCACGCTGCTGCGCAAGCCCGAGGCGGCCAAGGTCGAGATCGATGTGAAGTACACCGGCTTCGACATTCCCAATGAATTCGTCGTCGGTTACGGACTCGATTTCAACGAGAAGTACCGCAATCTCCCATTTGTCGGAACACTCGCCCCGCACGTATACGGCGGCTGA
- the ftsH gene encoding ATP-dependent zinc metalloprotease FtsH: MDVKRYFRGPVMWIVLAVIAVVVLMQVVGSSGGYKTVDTGQVVQAIHSKDNILKSAEITTGDEQMIKVELVDGAKVGGKDLGTKLKASYVSADQSTAIAADLQKKVDGDTSTGTLPDGYTVSPSKQNAFVSILLSLLPFVLIVVVFLFLMNQMQGGGSRVMQFGKSKAKLITKDTPKTTFADVAGADEAVEELHEIKEFLQEPAKFQAVGAKIPKGVLLYGPPGTGKTLLARAVAGEAGVPFYSISGSDFVEMFVGVGASRVRDLFEQAKANAPAIVFVDEIDAVGRHRGAGMGGGHDEREQTLNQLLVEMDGFDVKGGVILIAATNRPDILDPALLRPGRFDRQIAVDRPDLMGRLEILNVHAKGKPVAPNVDLRAVARRTPGFTGADLANVLNEAALLTARGDRKLLDNETLDEAIDRVVAGPQKRTRIMSEKEKKITAYHEGGHALVAAASPNSDPVHKITILSRGRALGYTMVLPDEDKYSTTRNEMLDQLAYMMGGRAAEELVFHDPTTGASNDIEKATATARAMVTQYGMTERLGAIKFGSDNAEPFLGRDMGHQRDYSEEVAGLVDEEVKKLIETAHNEAWEILVENRDVLDNLVLALLERETLNKEEIAEIFKAIVRRPPRPAWTGSSRRTPSTRPPVLSPKELALTNGSQSANGSSTATPAIEKATETVELPEDSGSGTDS, translated from the coding sequence ATGGACGTCAAGCGCTATTTCCGTGGGCCAGTCATGTGGATCGTGCTGGCTGTCATCGCCGTGGTCGTCCTCATGCAGGTCGTCGGCTCCTCCGGCGGCTACAAGACGGTGGACACCGGCCAGGTCGTGCAAGCGATCCACAGCAAGGACAACATTCTCAAGTCGGCGGAGATCACCACCGGCGACGAGCAGATGATCAAGGTCGAGCTCGTCGACGGTGCCAAGGTCGGCGGTAAGGACCTGGGCACCAAGCTCAAGGCGAGCTACGTCAGCGCCGACCAGAGCACCGCCATCGCGGCTGATCTCCAGAAGAAGGTCGACGGCGACACGAGCACGGGCACCCTGCCCGACGGCTACACCGTCTCGCCGTCCAAGCAGAACGCGTTCGTCAGCATTCTGCTGTCGCTGCTGCCGTTCGTGCTGATCGTCGTGGTCTTCCTCTTCCTGATGAACCAGATGCAGGGCGGCGGATCCCGCGTCATGCAGTTCGGGAAGTCCAAGGCCAAGCTGATCACCAAGGACACCCCCAAGACCACGTTCGCGGATGTGGCCGGGGCGGACGAGGCGGTCGAGGAACTCCACGAGATCAAGGAGTTCCTGCAGGAGCCGGCGAAGTTCCAGGCCGTCGGCGCCAAGATCCCCAAGGGCGTGCTGCTCTACGGGCCGCCCGGTACCGGTAAGACCCTGCTGGCCCGCGCCGTCGCGGGTGAGGCCGGCGTGCCGTTCTACTCGATCTCCGGCTCCGACTTCGTCGAGATGTTCGTGGGTGTCGGCGCCTCGCGTGTCCGTGACCTGTTCGAGCAGGCCAAGGCGAACGCTCCGGCGATCGTCTTCGTCGACGAGATCGACGCCGTCGGCCGGCACCGCGGTGCCGGTATGGGCGGCGGTCACGACGAGCGCGAGCAGACGCTCAACCAGCTGCTCGTCGAGATGGACGGCTTCGACGTGAAGGGCGGCGTCATCCTGATCGCCGCCACGAACCGGCCGGACATCCTGGACCCGGCGCTGCTGCGCCCGGGCCGCTTCGACCGGCAGATCGCCGTGGACCGCCCCGACCTCATGGGCCGGCTGGAGATCCTCAACGTCCACGCCAAGGGCAAGCCGGTCGCTCCGAACGTCGACCTCCGGGCCGTCGCTCGCCGCACCCCCGGTTTCACCGGCGCGGACCTGGCGAACGTGCTCAACGAGGCCGCGCTCCTGACGGCCCGCGGGGACCGCAAGCTGCTCGACAACGAGACCCTCGACGAGGCGATCGACCGGGTCGTGGCCGGACCGCAGAAGCGGACCCGGATCATGTCCGAGAAGGAGAAGAAGATCACCGCGTACCACGAGGGCGGACACGCCCTGGTCGCCGCGGCTTCTCCGAACAGCGACCCGGTGCACAAGATCACGATCCTCTCCCGCGGCCGGGCCCTCGGTTACACGATGGTCCTGCCGGACGAGGACAAGTACTCGACGACCCGCAACGAGATGCTCGACCAGCTCGCCTACATGATGGGCGGCCGGGCGGCGGAGGAACTGGTCTTCCACGACCCGACCACCGGCGCTTCGAACGACATCGAGAAGGCGACCGCGACGGCGCGCGCGATGGTCACCCAGTACGGGATGACCGAGCGGCTCGGCGCGATCAAGTTCGGCTCGGACAACGCGGAGCCGTTCCTGGGCCGTGACATGGGTCACCAGCGCGACTACTCGGAAGAGGTCGCCGGGCTGGTCGACGAAGAGGTCAAGAAGCTCATCGAGACCGCGCACAACGAGGCGTGGGAGATCCTGGTCGAGAACCGCGACGTTCTCGACAACCTGGTTCTGGCGCTCCTGGAGAGGGAGACGCTGAACAAGGAGGAGATCGCCGAGATCTTCAAGGCCATCGTCAGGCGCCCGCCGCGTCCGGCGTGGACCGGGTCCTCGCGGCGTACGCCGTCGACCCGCCCGCCGGTGCTCTCGCCGAAGGAGCTGGCGCTCACCAACGGCAGCCAGTCCGCCAACGGCAGCAGCACCGCCACCCCGGCCATCGAGAAGGCCACCGAAACGGTGGAGCTTCCCGAGGACTCGGGCAGCGGTACCGACAGCTGA
- a CDS encoding phosphatidylglycerol lysyltransferase domain-containing protein: MENSASGFPGQVPVSTDRANAGTRRPRFLRSSSVPSVVGTAGAVVGLLDVVSGVFPGFRNGRMHHMAMVFPGTMSSLAAAGSVVTGILLLMLAHGLKRGKVRAWWAAVLLLPTGAATQLVYRHSGVGAIVSLGLFALLIVHRAQFNALSDPRTRWRAAANFVLLSVVALALGLLIVSAHPRVEMGDPSLIERLQHVLYGLFGFEGPVSYTSDRASDVVAYSLGGLGFLIAGTTAYLILRPARPVAELSGADEDQLRELLAKHGARDSLGHFALRRDKSVVFSPSGKAAVCYRVVSGVMLASGDPIGDVEAWPGAIERFMELARAHAWIPAVMGCSETGGEVWTRETGLDALELGDEAIVRTSAFTLQGRAMRNVRQMVKRIERSGYTCKVRRVRELSDAERDQVRQAADAWRGTDTERGFSMALGRFGDVEDGDCVVVTAHKEREDGVESPLGDLRAVLHFVPWGKDGMSLELMRRDRSADPGLNELLIVEALQHAPELGVENVSLNFAMFRSALARGERIGAGPVLRGWRGLLVFLSRWFQIESLYKFNAKFQPEWVPRFLVFRNSRDLPRIGFAAMQAEGFVTLSLPLPDALQRFLPGRAKRAAHSAPCYANSSEPERVVKSVA; encoded by the coding sequence ATGGAGAACTCGGCTTCCGGGTTCCCTGGGCAGGTGCCCGTGTCTACTGATCGCGCAAACGCCGGCACGCGGCGTCCGCGGTTCCTCCGCTCCTCCTCCGTCCCCTCGGTCGTCGGTACCGCCGGGGCCGTGGTGGGGCTGCTCGACGTCGTCTCCGGCGTGTTCCCCGGTTTCCGCAACGGCCGGATGCACCACATGGCGATGGTCTTCCCCGGCACCATGAGTTCCCTCGCGGCGGCCGGGTCGGTGGTCACCGGCATCCTGCTGCTGATGCTGGCTCATGGCCTCAAACGCGGGAAGGTGCGCGCCTGGTGGGCGGCGGTGCTGCTGCTGCCGACCGGGGCGGCGACCCAGCTGGTCTACCGGCACTCGGGGGTCGGCGCGATCGTCTCGCTGGGACTGTTCGCGCTGCTGATCGTCCACCGGGCGCAGTTCAACGCGCTGTCGGACCCGCGCACCCGCTGGCGGGCCGCGGCCAACTTCGTGCTGCTCAGCGTCGTCGCCCTCGCGCTGGGGCTGCTGATCGTCAGCGCCCACCCCCGCGTCGAGATGGGCGATCCCAGCCTGATCGAGCGACTGCAGCACGTGCTGTACGGGCTTTTCGGTTTCGAGGGCCCGGTGAGCTATACGAGTGACCGGGCCTCGGATGTCGTGGCCTACTCGCTCGGCGGGCTCGGCTTCCTGATCGCCGGAACCACCGCGTATCTGATCCTGCGTCCGGCACGGCCGGTCGCCGAGCTCAGCGGCGCCGACGAGGACCAGCTGCGCGAGCTGCTGGCCAAGCACGGCGCCCGCGACTCCCTCGGCCACTTCGCACTGCGCCGCGACAAGAGCGTGGTGTTCTCACCGAGCGGCAAGGCCGCCGTCTGCTACCGGGTGGTGTCCGGGGTGATGCTCGCCAGCGGCGACCCCATCGGGGACGTCGAGGCCTGGCCGGGCGCCATCGAGCGCTTCATGGAACTGGCCCGCGCGCACGCCTGGATCCCGGCGGTCATGGGCTGCAGCGAGACCGGCGGCGAGGTCTGGACCCGCGAGACGGGCCTGGACGCGCTGGAACTGGGCGACGAGGCGATCGTCCGCACCAGCGCCTTCACCCTGCAGGGCCGCGCGATGCGCAACGTCCGGCAGATGGTCAAGCGCATCGAACGGTCCGGCTACACCTGCAAGGTGCGCCGGGTCCGTGAGCTGTCCGACGCCGAGCGCGACCAGGTCCGCCAGGCCGCCGACGCCTGGCGCGGTACGGACACCGAGCGCGGCTTCTCCATGGCACTGGGCCGGTTCGGCGACGTCGAGGACGGCGACTGCGTGGTCGTCACCGCCCACAAGGAGCGGGAGGACGGCGTCGAGTCGCCGCTGGGCGACCTGCGGGCCGTGCTGCACTTCGTCCCCTGGGGCAAGGACGGCATGTCCCTGGAGCTCATGCGGCGCGACCGCAGCGCCGACCCGGGGCTCAACGAGCTGCTGATCGTCGAGGCACTGCAGCACGCTCCGGAGCTCGGCGTCGAGAACGTCTCGCTCAACTTCGCGATGTTCCGCTCGGCGCTCGCCCGCGGTGAGCGGATCGGGGCGGGGCCGGTACTGCGCGGCTGGCGGGGACTGCTGGTCTTCCTGTCGCGCTGGTTCCAGATCGAGTCGCTGTACAAGTTCAACGCGAAGTTCCAGCCGGAGTGGGTGCCGCGGTTCCTGGTGTTCCGCAACTCCCGGGACCTCCCCCGGATCGGCTTCGCCGCCATGCAGGCGGAGGGCTTCGTCACCCTGTCGCTGCCACTGCCGGACGCGCTCCAGCGGTTCCTGCCGGGCCGGGCCAAGCGGGCCGCGCACAGCGCGCCCTGCTACGCCAACAGCTCGGAGCCGGAGCGGGTGGTCAAGAGCGTCGCCTGA
- a CDS encoding esterase family protein, protein MGLTSKKVLLLAVIAAVVLFVATVWLWPRLSKRSLPAVLGRVGMMLFTQLSMIAALGLAANYSFGFYASWADLFGQESEPGVVVNHSGAANQLQVVGHKYVNVPGGSVPKVGGQIQKVVFQGGASDITTPAYVYLPPEYFQDAKRRFPASVILTGYPGTAEALFKKMKYPSIAHQQVLDGKAKPTILIMMRPTVAPPRDTECMDIPGGPQTETFFTKDLRAAVSGHFRVGTNARNWGIMGDSTGGYCALKLTMRHPEAYSTAVGLSADYKAPRDRTTGDLFGGDKKLELQNNLPWRLKNLPHPPVNLLVTSSKKGEPNYRETLKLIGDAKAPIHMSSIILESGGHNFNTWGREIPPALEWLSGRLSDQ, encoded by the coding sequence ATGGGTCTCACCAGTAAGAAGGTTCTACTGCTGGCGGTCATAGCCGCGGTAGTGCTGTTCGTGGCCACCGTATGGCTCTGGCCGCGGCTGTCCAAGCGCAGCCTCCCGGCGGTGCTGGGGCGGGTCGGCATGATGCTCTTCACCCAGTTGTCGATGATCGCGGCGCTCGGTCTCGCCGCCAACTACTCGTTCGGCTTCTACGCCTCCTGGGCCGACCTGTTCGGACAGGAGTCCGAGCCGGGCGTCGTCGTCAACCACTCGGGAGCCGCGAACCAGCTGCAGGTGGTCGGGCACAAGTACGTCAACGTGCCCGGTGGTTCGGTGCCGAAGGTCGGCGGCCAGATCCAGAAGGTGGTGTTCCAGGGCGGTGCGTCCGACATCACCACCCCGGCGTACGTCTATCTGCCGCCCGAGTACTTCCAGGACGCCAAGCGCAGGTTTCCGGCGTCCGTGATCCTCACCGGGTACCCGGGCACCGCCGAGGCGCTCTTCAAGAAGATGAAGTACCCGTCGATCGCCCACCAGCAGGTCCTGGACGGCAAGGCCAAGCCGACCATACTGATCATGATGCGGCCGACGGTGGCCCCGCCACGGGACACCGAGTGCATGGACATCCCGGGCGGCCCCCAGACGGAGACCTTCTTCACCAAGGATCTGCGCGCGGCCGTGTCCGGCCACTTCCGGGTCGGCACCAACGCCCGGAACTGGGGGATCATGGGCGACTCCACGGGCGGCTACTGCGCCCTGAAGCTCACGATGCGGCACCCCGAGGCGTACTCGACCGCCGTCGGCCTGTCCGCCGACTACAAGGCGCCGCGCGACCGGACGACCGGCGACCTGTTCGGCGGCGACAAGAAGCTCGAACTCCAGAACAACCTGCCGTGGCGGCTGAAGAACCTGCCGCACCCGCCGGTGAACCTCCTGGTGACCAGCAGCAAGAAGGGCGAGCCGAACTACCGGGAGACGCTGAAGCTGATCGGCGACGCGAAGGCGCCGATCCACATGTCGTCGATCATCCTGGAGAGCGGCGGCCACAACTTCAACACCTGGGGCCGGGAGATCCCGCCCGCCCTGGAGTGGTTGAGCGGCCGGCTCAGCGACCAGTAG
- the folE gene encoding GTP cyclohydrolase I FolE has translation MTDPVTLDGEGAIGEFDEKRAEAAVRELLIAVGEDPDREGLRETPSRVARAYKEIFAGLWQEPEDVLTTTFDLGHDEMVLVKDIEVMSSCEHHLVPFVGVAHVGYIPAASGKITGLSKLARLVDVFARRPQVQERLTTQIADSLMRILEPRGVIVVIECEHMCMTMRGVRKQGAKTITSAVRGQLRDSATRSEAMSLIIGR, from the coding sequence ATGACCGACCCGGTGACGCTGGATGGCGAGGGGGCCATCGGTGAGTTCGACGAGAAGCGCGCCGAGGCCGCTGTGCGCGAGCTCCTCATCGCGGTCGGCGAGGACCCGGACCGGGAGGGCCTGCGGGAGACGCCGAGCCGGGTGGCCCGCGCGTACAAGGAGATATTCGCCGGCCTCTGGCAGGAGCCGGAGGACGTCCTGACGACGACGTTCGACCTCGGGCACGACGAGATGGTGCTGGTGAAGGACATCGAGGTGATGTCCAGCTGTGAGCACCACCTGGTGCCGTTCGTCGGTGTCGCGCACGTCGGCTACATCCCGGCCGCCAGCGGCAAGATCACCGGGCTGTCGAAGCTCGCCCGGCTGGTCGATGTGTTCGCCCGCCGTCCGCAGGTCCAGGAGCGGCTCACCACGCAGATCGCCGACTCGCTGATGCGCATCCTGGAGCCGCGCGGCGTGATCGTCGTCATCGAGTGCGAGCACATGTGCATGACGATGCGCGGGGTGCGCAAGCAGGGCGCGAAGACCATCACCTCGGCGGTGCGCGGCCAGCTGCGGGACTCCGCGACCCGCTCCGAGGCGATGAGCCTGATCATCGGCCGCTGA
- the tilS gene encoding tRNA lysidine(34) synthetase TilS — MGPHPTVAAIRLAVRRVLHDVLIATPAPNPLVLAACSGGADSMALAAALAFEAPKLGVRAGAVTVDHGLQPGSTGRALEVAARLRGLGLDPVDAVGVTVGRQGGPEAAARDARYGALDATADARGAAAVLLGHTRDDQAETVLLGLARGSGTRSLSGMAAVSGAGGRYRRPFLLLDRDTVRKGCLAQGIDVWEDPHNHDPAYTRSRVRHEALPVLEKSLGKGVIEALARTAQLSRDDADALDQWAATAERDVADGDGALDADRLYVLPAAVRRRILRRAVIAAGSPPGFLFARHIEEVDRLVTDWRGQKGLNLPGGVEARRRNGRLFFSPS; from the coding sequence ATGGGTCCCCACCCCACGGTCGCCGCGATACGCCTGGCGGTCCGCCGCGTACTTCACGACGTCCTCATCGCCACCCCCGCCCCCAACCCGCTCGTCCTCGCCGCCTGCAGCGGAGGCGCCGACTCCATGGCGCTCGCCGCGGCTCTCGCGTTCGAGGCCCCCAAGCTCGGCGTGCGCGCCGGGGCCGTCACCGTCGACCACGGGCTGCAGCCCGGCTCGACCGGCCGGGCCCTCGAAGTCGCCGCGCGCCTGCGCGGCCTCGGGCTCGACCCCGTGGACGCCGTCGGTGTCACCGTCGGCCGCCAGGGCGGACCCGAAGCCGCCGCCCGTGACGCCCGCTACGGCGCGCTGGACGCCACCGCCGACGCCCGCGGCGCCGCCGCCGTCCTGCTCGGCCACACCCGTGACGACCAGGCGGAAACGGTGCTGCTCGGCCTCGCCCGCGGCTCCGGCACCCGCTCGCTGTCCGGGATGGCCGCCGTGTCGGGCGCCGGCGGCCGCTACCGCCGCCCGTTCCTGCTCCTCGACCGGGACACCGTCCGCAAGGGCTGCCTGGCCCAGGGCATCGACGTGTGGGAGGACCCGCACAACCACGACCCGGCGTACACCCGCTCCCGGGTCCGCCACGAGGCGCTGCCGGTGCTGGAGAAGTCCCTCGGCAAGGGCGTCATCGAGGCACTGGCCCGCACCGCCCAGCTCTCCCGTGACGACGCCGACGCCCTGGACCAGTGGGCGGCCACCGCGGAACGTGATGTTGCCGACGGCGACGGCGCCCTGGACGCGGACCGGCTGTACGTCCTGCCGGCCGCCGTCCGCCGCCGGATCCTGCGCCGTGCGGTCATCGCCGCCGGTTCCCCGCCCGGATTCCTGTTCGCCCGCCATATCGAGGAGGTCGACCGGCTGGTCACCGACTGGCGGGGGCAGAAAGGTCTCAACCTGCCGGGCGGCGTCGAGGCCCGTCGGCGCAATGGCAGACTGTTCTTCTCACCGTCGTAG
- a CDS encoding zinc-dependent metalloprotease, with protein sequence MTSIGGAEMVDWNLAVATAQRLMRPGPEVSGDEARAIVAELRKHARSSEEHVRAFTRMYGDAEAQTNGTPVLIVDRVGWVKANVAGFREILKPLLGKMQDRRPGGIGGMALGTVGGKVTGVEVGMLLSFLASRVLGQYETFAPATRELPAGPVVPGPGEPRAGRLLLVAPNIVHVERELDVDPHDFRLWVCLHEETHRTQFTAVPWLRDHIEGEIQSFLGETEMDASTVIDRFREAAQSFAAGGGAKEEDEADEGRSLVDLVQTPAQREILARLTAVMSLLEGHADYVMDGVGPDVVASVAEIREKFQQRRASGAGRMDQVLRKVLGLDAKLRQYKDGERFVRAVVDEVGMDGFNRVWTSPNTLPTKSEIAKPADWVARVHRRSDS encoded by the coding sequence ATGACGAGCATCGGTGGTGCCGAGATGGTCGACTGGAATCTCGCAGTGGCGACCGCACAGCGGTTGATGCGGCCGGGACCTGAGGTCAGCGGGGACGAGGCGCGGGCGATCGTGGCCGAGTTGCGCAAGCACGCGCGCTCCTCGGAGGAACACGTGCGCGCGTTCACCCGCATGTACGGGGACGCCGAAGCCCAGACGAACGGCACGCCGGTGCTGATCGTGGACCGGGTCGGCTGGGTGAAGGCGAACGTCGCCGGCTTCCGGGAGATCCTCAAGCCGCTGCTGGGCAAGATGCAGGACCGCCGCCCCGGCGGCATCGGCGGCATGGCGCTGGGCACGGTCGGCGGCAAGGTGACCGGCGTCGAGGTCGGGATGCTGCTGTCGTTCCTGGCGTCCCGGGTGCTCGGCCAGTACGAGACCTTCGCCCCGGCCACCCGCGAGCTGCCGGCCGGCCCCGTCGTCCCCGGCCCGGGGGAGCCCCGCGCGGGCCGCCTGCTGCTCGTCGCGCCGAACATCGTGCACGTCGAGCGGGAACTCGACGTGGACCCGCACGACTTCCGGCTGTGGGTGTGCCTGCACGAGGAGACGCACCGCACGCAGTTCACCGCCGTGCCGTGGCTGCGCGACCACATCGAGGGCGAGATCCAATCCTTCCTCGGCGAGACCGAGATGGACGCCTCCACCGTCATCGACCGCTTCCGGGAGGCCGCCCAGTCCTTCGCCGCCGGTGGCGGCGCGAAGGAGGAGGACGAGGCCGACGAGGGCCGCAGCCTCGTCGATCTCGTCCAGACCCCCGCCCAGCGGGAGATCCTCGCCCGGCTGACCGCCGTCATGTCGCTGCTCGAGGGCCACGCGGACTACGTGATGGACGGCGTCGGCCCCGACGTCGTGGCGTCCGTCGCCGAGATCCGGGAGAAGTTCCAGCAGCGCCGCGCCAGCGGCGCGGGCCGCATGGACCAGGTGCTGCGCAAGGTGCTGGGGCTGGACGCGAAGCTGCGCCAGTACAAGGACGGCGAGCGTTTCGTGCGCGCCGTCGTGGACGAAGTGGGCATGGACGGCTTCAACCGCGTCTGGACGTCGCCCAACACGCTCCCGACGAAGTCGGAGATCGCCAAACCGGCGGACTGGGTCGCAAGGGTGCACCGCCGTAGCGATTCGTGA
- the dacB gene encoding D-alanyl-D-alanine carboxypeptidase/D-alanyl-D-alanine-endopeptidase: MPDARTWQVVAGSAAVGLTVSFAAVAVAGPWESGQRTAERAAAASRGHQPDGRTVPGSRPGPAAEAAAPPAARVLTAPATDPATLPTQQALAARLAPLLRDPALGPLRTGAVIDAATGKLLYGSGAATPSVPASTIKIATAAAALSVLGPDHRISTTVLATGPHTTVLVGGGDPTLTAAALRTLADDTARALTARGTTATSLGYDLSLYSGPVQHPIGRNENIAPVTSLMLNEGRLDTSDHGPADRSTDPAADTATTFAKLLRARGIKVTGTPAGTPGAAAGTRLATAASVPLSALVERMLTNSDNDIAEALARQTAIAAHLPASFSGAQQAVTAALGRLGLPLAGAKFTDGSGLNRADALSAEQLARLLALAASPRHPQLRPILTGLPVAGFSGTLSDRFRGGPASGAGLIRAKTGTLTGVNAITGTVVAADGRLLTFAFLTQGTTSATAAQSALDRLASALAACGC; encoded by the coding sequence GTGCCGGACGCCAGAACATGGCAGGTAGTGGCGGGGTCGGCCGCAGTCGGACTGACCGTTTCCTTCGCGGCGGTGGCCGTGGCCGGACCGTGGGAGTCGGGCCAGCGTACGGCGGAGCGGGCGGCGGCCGCCTCCCGGGGTCACCAGCCGGACGGCCGCACCGTCCCCGGGTCCCGCCCGGGGCCGGCCGCCGAGGCCGCGGCCCCGCCCGCCGCCAGGGTGCTCACCGCGCCCGCCACCGACCCGGCGACGCTCCCCACCCAGCAGGCGCTTGCGGCCCGGCTCGCCCCGCTGCTGCGCGACCCGGCCCTCGGTCCGCTGCGCACCGGCGCCGTCATCGACGCGGCCACCGGCAAGCTGCTGTACGGCTCCGGCGCCGCGACCCCGTCCGTGCCGGCCTCGACGATAAAGATCGCGACGGCCGCCGCCGCGCTGTCGGTCCTCGGCCCCGACCACCGAATATCCACGACCGTGCTGGCCACCGGGCCGCACACCACCGTGCTCGTGGGCGGCGGGGACCCCACCCTCACCGCAGCCGCGCTGCGCACCCTGGCCGACGACACCGCCCGTGCCCTCACCGCGCGCGGCACCACCGCCACGTCGCTCGGCTACGACCTCTCGCTCTACTCAGGACCCGTCCAGCATCCGATAGGCCGCAACGAGAACATCGCGCCGGTCACCTCACTGATGCTCAACGAGGGGCGCCTCGACACGAGCGACCATGGCCCCGCCGACCGCTCCACCGACCCGGCCGCCGACACCGCCACCACCTTTGCGAAGCTGCTCCGGGCGCGTGGCATCAAGGTGACGGGCACCCCCGCCGGCACACCCGGCGCCGCGGCCGGCACGCGGCTCGCCACGGCCGCGTCCGTGCCGCTGTCCGCGCTCGTCGAACGGATGCTGACCAACAGCGACAACGACATCGCGGAGGCCCTCGCCCGGCAGACCGCGATCGCCGCGCACCTGCCCGCGAGCTTCAGCGGCGCCCAGCAGGCCGTCACCGCGGCGCTGGGCCGGCTCGGCCTGCCGCTGGCCGGGGCGAAGTTCACCGACGGCAGCGGCCTCAACCGTGCCGACGCGCTGTCCGCGGAACAACTCGCGCGGCTCCTCGCGCTGGCCGCGTCACCCCGGCACCCCCAACTGCGGCCGATCCTCACCGGTCTGCCGGTCGCCGGTTTCTCCGGCACCCTGTCCGACCGCTTCCGCGGCGGCCCCGCCTCCGGAGCCGGCCTGATCCGCGCCAAGACCGGCACCCTCACCGGCGTCAACGCCATCACCGGCACCGTCGTCGCCGCCGACGGCCGGCTGCTCACCTTCGCGTTCCTCACCCAGGGCACCACGTCCGCGACAGCGGCCCAATCCGCCCTGGACCGGCTGGCGTCCGCCCTCGCCGCCTGCGGCTGCTGA
- the folP gene encoding dihydropteroate synthase → MNTLRGFVDGLPEWDRCAVMGVVNVTPDSFSDGGQWFDPELAVKHGMDLVASGADIVDVGGESTRPGAARVSEAEELRRVIPVVRELAAAGVLVSVDTMRAAVAGQAVAAGARLVNDVSGGGADPAMIPVVADAGVPFVVMHWRGQSIDMNNRAVYGDVVAEVVAELREGCERAVAGGIDPGRIILDPGLGFAKNAEHDLALMAHLGRLRELGRPLLVAASRKRFLGRVLAGSAGDPPPARERDAATAAVSAIAAREGAWAVRVHEVHASADAVRVSRAIEGAAGAAGAA, encoded by the coding sequence ATGAATACGCTGCGGGGCTTCGTGGACGGTCTTCCTGAGTGGGACCGCTGCGCGGTCATGGGCGTGGTGAACGTCACGCCGGACTCCTTCTCCGACGGCGGCCAGTGGTTCGACCCGGAACTGGCCGTCAAGCACGGTATGGACCTCGTGGCGTCCGGCGCGGACATCGTGGACGTCGGCGGGGAGTCGACCCGGCCCGGGGCGGCGCGGGTCTCGGAGGCCGAGGAGCTGCGCCGGGTGATCCCGGTGGTGCGGGAGCTGGCCGCCGCGGGGGTGCTGGTCAGCGTGGACACGATGCGCGCCGCGGTCGCCGGGCAGGCGGTCGCGGCCGGTGCGCGGCTGGTCAACGACGTGAGCGGTGGTGGCGCCGACCCCGCGATGATCCCGGTGGTCGCCGACGCGGGGGTGCCGTTCGTCGTCATGCACTGGCGCGGGCAGAGCATCGACATGAACAACCGGGCGGTCTACGGGGACGTGGTCGCCGAGGTCGTCGCCGAGCTGCGCGAGGGCTGCGAGCGCGCGGTCGCCGGCGGCATCGACCCGGGGCGGATCATCCTCGATCCGGGCCTGGGCTTCGCGAAGAACGCCGAGCACGACCTGGCGCTGATGGCGCACCTCGGCCGACTGCGCGAGCTGGGCCGCCCTCTGCTGGTGGCCGCGTCCCGGAAGCGGTTCCTGGGGCGGGTGCTGGCCGGATCGGCCGGGGATCCGCCGCCGGCCAGGGAGCGCGACGCGGCGACCGCCGCGGTCTCCGCGATCGCCGCCCGTGAGGGCGCCTGGGCGGTACGGGTGCACGAGGTGCACGCCAGCGCGGACGCGGTGCGGGTCTCGCGGGCCATCGAAGGCGCGGCGGGCGCGGCGGGTGCCGCGTGA